The genomic stretch NNNNNNNNNNNNNNNNNNNNNNNNNNNNNNNNNNNNNNNNNNNNNNNNNNNNNNNNNNNNNNNNNNNNNNNNNNNNNNNNNNNNNNNNNNNNNNNNNNNNNNNNNNNNNNNNNNNNNNNNNNNNNNNNNNNNNNNNNNNNNNNNNNNNNNNNNNNNNNNNNNNNNNNNNNNNNNNNNNNNNNNNNNNNNNNNNNNNNNNNNNNNNNNNNNNNNNNNNNNNNNNNNNNNNNNNNNNNNNNNNNNNNNNNNNNNNNNNNNNNNNNNNNNNNNNNNNNNNNNNNNNNNNNNNNNNNNNNNNNNNNNNNNNNNNNNNNNNNNNNNNNNNNNNNNNNNNNNNNNNNNNNNNNNNNNNNNNNNNNNNNNNNNNNNNNNNNNNNNNNNNNNNNNNNNNNNNNNNNNNNNNNNNNNNNNNNNNNNNNNNNNNNNNNNNNNNNNNNNNNNNNNNNNNNNNNNNNNNNNNNNNNNNNNNNNNNNNNNNNNNNNNNNNNNNNNNNNNNNNNNNNNNNNNNNNNNNNNNNNNNNNNNNNNNNNNNNNNNNNNNNNNNNNNNNNNNNNNNNNNNNNNNNNNNNNNNNNNNNNNNNNNNNNNNNNNNNNNNNNNNNNNNNNNNNNNNNNNNNNNNNNNNNNNNNNNNNNNNNNNNNNNNNNNNNNNNNNNNNNNNNNNNNNNNNNNNNNNNNNNNNNNNNNNNNNNNNNNNNNNNNNNNNNNNNNNNNNNNNNNNNNNNNNNNNNNGACTAAAACAGTAAGATAGGATAAAAGGTATAAAAagaaccaaataaacaaaaagctatttagctcataaaattgagttaatagctaggtaagaatgatctaaaacagagacataaaatgcatcaaaactaaaacctataactaaaataacaaaagataaaggttaaatgagataggaacgtaaaaagaggaagggtaagaacataaaaaataaatacatttcatatCACTTAACGTCCTGAAGAAGCCATTCTTGTTCTTTGCTTTGACTCTTTGGTTGTATTCCTCTTGTCTTCCATGGTGGTGTTTCGCACAATTTCAATGTTTTCCAGAGTTGTTAAGAGTTGATGATGGCTTGTAAAGAGTTACGACTTGCTCGATGCAATTCTTTATTAATATCACGGTAGACCCTAACGTTGGAATATTCAtgcctttacatttttttcctggcTAAGACACTCGATGAAACCGAGCAGatcttaaaacaacatttacagAGCGTCTTAAAAAAACTCTCCTCCGCCCCTCACCCCCCATACACAtgagcagacacacacgcatTACGCATACTCTTGTCTAAAAAGTCTACACTGCCAGTTCTGTGGAGTTTCGAAATGTTTTTCCGACCTTGCTTGAGTAGATTTGTCTCTGTCTTGTTGCCCCATTgctcctttttatttttcagtgaggGAGCTCGTTTGGAATTACACACATTGTGTctctgtccttggtgctgaaccCATTTGCTctttttatgcatttttctTGGTAGTTTTTCtatgtgtttttgctgttgGCGTTTCACCCCTTtgcttagtttttattttattttattttttatttattgctatTATACAGTCTTTGCTTAAGTAGTTATCTGCTTCGTGCTCTGAAGTTTGCATATGGACATACCGCTGCTTGAATCTTGCGccattgctttgttttttaacttttgcaACAACTGTTTCTAACTTACTTAACAATTGTTGATCACTCTCAACAAGTTATTTAAGTTTTCCAAACTGCACAGTTATCATAGAACAATAGCGCACGCAATGTTCAAAACGATATCTAAAATATTAGTCTTCTGTTCATGATGTTAAAGTGTTGGTAAATAGTTTTTGTTGCTCAGTCCCGGAGTTCCAAGCATTCATACAAAGACCTGTGGacgttttgtttttccttcccCCTTGAGTCCTCAAAATCTTCACAGGAGTCCGTATTGACCTGTTTTTGAATGCAGCGCAACTTAAAACATTGAACTGTTTGTGATACATTTTAAAGCAATCAGCAGTCCAGTTTACAGTAACACTCAGATGCTGGCCTCGTACGTTTGTTGGTTAAAACCCGGTAATACATTAACACTCGCTTGCAATCTGCAAAATCCCAAAGCgaatatttttttccctcaacatGTGAGCACTACAAGCCATATTTGAAGACACTTAAAAtgtcctttgtgttttttgatcCCATGTTAACCCATTAAATCGGGAATGTTAGATAAAGGTAAAGATGAATAAACGAAAGAGAGACCACCATTAAGTAAATGTGGTACATACGTATTTGGATATCGGCTCCCATGCAAGTTTCCAATCAATTAAAACGGTTTCAGAAGaaatttcaaattaaagttgtcccactttctgaaaacatttctctGAAAATGTGTGCTTCCCCTGACACAGTTACAGCATCTTCATGTTGTGTTGCGTTTTTCCATCGCAACTGGTCCAATgcttttattctatttaatgtttCGTTTGAATGGTCAGCGTAAGCTCACCTTTAATAGTAAGCAacgtttttgttattgttttctgtTCTGATAATTAAGGGTAATTTTAGTTGTCTTTTTAAATCcggaaaggaaaagaaaaaaacttacATTGTGTTGTTATACCTAAACTTACACTCATGGTGTCAGTGTGTACCAGCAAACGAGAGGGCACGGTCACTCTCCACCCTTCTGTCTCAGCGAATTTAAAGCCTGGCTCTGCTGTCTTTTCACCGTTGCCAAAAACCGATTCGTGTGGGACTGCAAtgtgactgtttttgtttgctggAAGGCATCACGACTACATCGCTGACATAGTgttatctttttttgtcatattttcagTGTGTATGTGGTCTTTCTCATGGTAACAATGGGATACAGCAGATATGCACTGCTCAGCGgccttgcttttatttttcttgtcctCCACCCCATCTGTGGAGACGTGAGCTACTCTATTCCGGAGGAGATGAAACGTGGATCTGTAATTGGAAATATCGCTAAGGATCTGGGACTTGATGTGGGCAGACTGTCTGCTCGCAAGGCCCGTATCGATACAGAGGATAACGGTGTAAAATACTGCGGTATAAATCTCAACACTGGAGACCTGATCGTACAAGAAAGGATTGACAGAGAGGGGCTTTGTGCGAAAAAGGCATCATGTGTTGTAAAGCAAGAACTCGTATTGGAAAATCCTTTAGAGCTGCACCGTATTAGTATCCGAGTTCAAGATATCAACGATAATTCACCTCAGTTTAAAGAGGAGTCACTTAAAATTGAAATTCACGAATCGGCAGTCAAGGGTGCAGGTTTTCTTCTAGATGAGGCACACGATGGAGACATCGGAGAAAATGCTGTTCAGGGCTACTCACTACAGCAGAATGatcatttcaaattaaatgtgAAGACAAAGGGTGGTGGCCGAAAATATGGTGAATTAGTTTTAGATAAAGAATTAGACAGAGAGGACAAGAAAGAGATTTTGTTGTTGCTTACCGCATTTGATGGTGGCTCTCCTCAGAGATCAGGTACTGTAGTCATACACGTCACTGTGCTGGATGCTAATGATAATGTACCAGTGTTCAGCCAGGCCGTTTATGAAGCCAGTCTGCCTGAAAACTCTCCTCTGGATACTGTTGTACTTGCAGTGAGTGCCACTGATGCAGATGAGGGAATGTATGGTGACGTTACCTATGGTTTTGAccatgtttcagatgaaaaCCAAGTTTTCTCTCTGAACCCCAAAACGGGTGAAGTTAAAGTGTCTGGATCTATTGATTATGAAAAAGAATCGTCATATGAAATGCAGATTAGTGCAAAGGATGGTCTTGGATTGGCGTCATATGCAACAGTGATCATTGATATTACGGATGTGAATGACAACGCCCCAGTGATATATCTGAAATCACTGACTAACCCCATACCTGAGAATGTGTCACCTGGTACAGAGGTGGGCATCATTAACGTGCAGGATAGAGACTCTGAGAATAACAGACAGGTCCGCTGCTCCATTCAGCAAAACGCCCCTTTTAAGTTGGTTCCTTCTATTAAAAACTATTATTCTCTGGTGACCACAGGACAACTGGACCGTGAAGTAGTGTCTGATTACAACATTACAATCACTGCCACTGACGAGGGCTCTccacctctgtcctcctctaaaACTGTTGAGTTATCTGTAGCAGACATCAACGACAACCCACCTGTGTTTGAGGAACAGTCGTACAGCGCATATGTGAGTGAAAATAACAAACCTGGCTCCACTTTATGTTCCGTTAGTGCTCGAGACCCCGACTGGAGACAAAACGGTACAGTGATTTATTCTCTGTTACCCGGTGAGGTGAACGGTGCCCCGGTGTCCTCCTATGTGTCTGTTAACGGAGACACGGGGGTGATCCACGCTGTGAGGTCGTTTGATTATGAACAGTTCAGGAGTTTTAAAGTCCACGTGATGGGCAGAGACAACGGTTCTCCTCCGCTGAGCAGCAACGTGACCGTCAGTGTGTTCATATCGGATGTGAATGACAACTCTCCTCAGATACTGTACCCCGGGCCGGAGGGCAACTCCTTCATGACCGAGCTGGTCCCCAAAGCTGCACACGGAGGCTCTCTGGTGTCCAAAGTGATAGCGGTGGACGCGGACTCCGGACAGAACGCCTGGCTGTCCTATGATATAGTGAAATCCACTGATCCGGGCCTTTTCACTATTGGTGTCCACAGCGGAGAGATCAGGACACAGCGGGACATTTCCGAGTCTGACAGCATGAAACAGAACCTGATTGTGTCAGTGAAAGATAACGGACAGCCCTCTCTGTCTGCCACCTGTTCCATGTATTTACTGATTTCTGATAACTTGGCTGAGGTGCCAGAACTGAAGGACATTTCTTATGATGAGAAGAATTCCAAACTGACGTCTTATCTGATCATCGCGCTGGTGTCTGTGTCGACGTTTTTCCtgaccttcatcatcatcatcctgggTGTGAGGTTTTGTCGCAGGAGAAAGCCCAGACTGTTGTTTGATGGAGCAGTTGCCATCCCCAGCGCTTATCTCCCTCCTAATTACGCAGATGTTGACGGCACAGGAACTTTACGCAGCACTTACAATTATGACGCCTACCTGACAACAGGTTCAAGAACCAGTGACTTTAAGTTCGTGTCATCTTACAATGACAACACACTGCCTGCTGACCAGACTCTGAGGAAAAGTCCATCAGACTTTGCTGATGCCTTTGGAGATAGTGATTGCTCTCCTGAGGTAGGGATGCGTTTTAGCTCATTCAACTCGTATTTATAGTCTGACATCAAATTTCATAAATTCAAATACGTTATATCAACCATGCATTACTCTAAAAGGTTtaatttcataaatatatattcacCAACTTTTCAAAATGAAGGCCGTCTTTGTCCTTGAGCAGTTGTTCTAGTCTTTCTGTCTAaatgaattgtgtgtgtgtgtgtgtgtgtNGTCTTTGTCCTTGAGCAGTTGTTCTAGTCTTTCTGTCTAaatgaattgtgtgtgtgtgtgtgtgtgtgtgtgtgtgtgtgtgtgcgtgtgtttccTTTGTAATTTCTAAAACTGCTTTCCTTTCAATGTTTCATTTTGATTGCTTTAAGGTATTTTCTGTATTGATGTAGCCTAGTGAAAAAAATTATACTTAACGTGTGTTTGAAAATTTATTCTTTCAAACTTCTGTTTCATATCATCCTAGTGTTATTGTCAATAACAAACTGATTGAATGCCTTTCATAGTCACTGATTAGCCTCCTCTCTTCATAATGTACTTTATTTAAACCATTAGCACACTCCTGAGATGTTATTTGAGTCTTATAATTGCTGGGAAAAGTCATAATATCTTATATTGAAGTACACTTCTCGGTATTCACAGGTTGTTCAAGTAAAGATAGTGATGGATCTCATGATTGTTTTGAAGCTTCTGTATGACCCAAACACGCTTTGTTGGGGCTGATTATTCATCATTGACCTATTGTTTTCTGCCTGCATAGAATATGACACAGTGACATTCTTCCAGTGTGTAGTCTATTTCTTAATAACATGAGcattaaaataatacaaatgcTGTTTCAAACTATATCTCAGAAAAGTGAATACAAATGCCTTTGGTGACCTGAAATCTTTACAGAAACAGATGCTTTTGTCGCAACACAAAAATAATGTATCATTTATCAGCTGTATAGCAGTTTACAGTTGTGTAATGTATATGAGTCTTAGTCATAAGATATCAAGTGATCAATGTGTAAGACAAAAATGAATTCTGTGGCTGCATTTGCCTGGATCCGTAATTTACAATAGATGACTTTGTTGATCAATTTCCTTTCTAGTGATGGAAGGAAATATGTTGTGTTGGTATCTGGCAGTCTGTATATCATGAGTTGGATGACTGAAAACCTACTCACACATGCTGTTGTTGTGTAATAGTGGCATATACACCCCAGGTGGAAGACACTGCCTGAATAATATTGGTCTTTACATATAAAGTCAATCCACTTTCCTTCTTACTTGTATGCTAAACAGGCCTCTCTTGTTTGAGCTCTGTTGTGTTTCATTACTGTCTGATTTGACCACAGCTTAACGAAATTACAACAACAAGagctgctgtgtctgtgtgtactgaCATCTTCCATGTAGCTTGAGATGAAAGTAAATGTAGAGAAagattatagctgctgcgcagcgatgggtcgggtccgggctaTTTTTGGCAAATTTAGGCAATTCTGACCAACAAACAGGAGAATAGGAAGACAAGACAGTTGATAACAATGTTCATTTTGGACCACTTGAGGCTTGAACCCACAACTTCTGGAACCAAAGACTGTCATCTatcgctctgagctaattggcaagtggcaatacaacagtggcttcacaaattgagtaagccattcactgttgtgcaggcagatttgaaaccactgtaaaaaattcagttctCAAGCCAAAAATCTGAAAANNNNNNNNNNNNNNNNNNNNNNNNNNNNNNNNNNNNNNNNNNNNNNNNNNNNNNNNNNNNNNNNNNNNNNNNNNNNNNNNNNNNNNNNNNNNNNNNNNNNNNNNNNNNNNNNNNNNNNNNNNNNNNNNNNNNNNNNNNNNNNNNNNNNNNNNNNNNNNNNNNNNNNNNNNNNNNNNNNNNNNNNNNNNNNNNNNNNNNNNNNNNNNNNNNNNNNNNNNNNNNNNNNNNNNNNNNNNNNNNNNNNNNNNNNNNNNNNNNNNNNNNNNNNNNNNNNNNNNNNNNNNNNNNNNNNNNNNNNNNNNNNNNNNNNNNNNNNNNNNNNNNNNNNNNNNNNNNNNNNNNNNNNNNNNNNNNNNNNNNNNNNNNNNNNNNNNNNNNNNNNNNNNNNNNNNNNNNNNNNNNNNNNNNNNNNNNNNNNNNNNNNNNNNNNNNNNNNNNNNNNNNNNNNNNNNNNNNNNNNNNNNNNNNNNNNNNNNNNNNNNNNNNNNNNNNNNNNNNNNNNNNNNNNNNNNNNNNNNNNNNNNNNNNNNNNNNNNNNNNNNNNNNNNNNNNNNNNNNNNNNNNNNNNNNNNAAATCAAAAATCCGAGAAACAAGTTTTGTGGAGGACGGTCTGAAGATGCTCTCTAGCAAGTTTGGTgacaattgagcaaaaattgtgggaggagataggttttataagttttacagtttttgaaaaaaactgagtgatggacttcataatttgtaATGAGTTTAAGTAGACTAAAGTTTCagc from Epinephelus moara isolate mb chromosome 4, YSFRI_EMoa_1.0, whole genome shotgun sequence encodes the following:
- the LOC126388510 gene encoding protocadherin beta-15-like isoform X27 yields the protein MVTMGYSRYALLSGLAFIFLVLHPICGDVSYSIPEEMKRGSVIGNIAKDLGLDVGRLSARKARIDTEDNGVKYCGINLNTGDLIVQERIDREGLCAKKASCVVKQELVLENPLELHRISIRVQDINDNSPQFKEESLKIEIHESAVKGAGFLLDEAHDGDIGENAVQGYSLQQNDHFKLNVKTKGGGRKYGELVLDKELDREDKKEILLLLTAFDGGSPQRSGTVVIHVTVLDANDNVPVFSQAVYEASLPENSPLDTVVLAVSATDADEGMYGDVTYGFDHVSDENQVFSLNPKTGEVKVSGSIDYEKESSYEMQISAKDGLGLASYATVIIDITDVNDNAPVIYLKSLTNPIPENVSPGTEVGIINVQDRDSENNRQVRCSIQQNAPFKLVPSIKNYYSLVTTGQLDREVVSDYNITITATDEGSPPLSSSKTVELSVADINDNPPVFEEQSYSAYVSENNKPGSTLCSVSARDPDWRQNGTVIYSLLPGEVNGAPVSSYVSVNGDTGVIHAVRSFDYEQFRSFKVHVMGRDNGSPPLSSNVTVSVFISDVNDNSPQILYPGPEGNSFMTELVPKAAHGGSLVSKVIAVDADSGQNAWLSYDIVKSTDPGLFTIGVHSGEIRTQRDISESDSMKQNLIVSVKDNGQPSLSATCSMYLLISDNLAEVPELKDISYDEKNSKLTSYLIIALVSVSTFFLTFIIIILGVRFCRRRKPRLLFDGAVAIPSAYLPPNYADVDGTGTLRSTYNYDAYLTTGSRTSDFKFVSSYNDNTLPADQTLRKSPSDFADAFGDSDCSPEQKPPNNDWRFTQGQRPGPSGPHMPYGTHIRWTPKSGTRATGGPEVAMGTGPWPQPPTEAEQLQALMAAANEVSEATATLGPGTMGLSTRYSPQFTLQHVPDYRQNVYIPGSTATLTSNPQQQQATAQQASQQALPPPQASAQPEPPKAAQTPASKKKSTKKEKK